Part of the Candidatus Amarolinea dominans genome is shown below.
GCGCCGCTGCCGCCCGCGCCGCAGGCGGCGGAAAAGCCGCTCAAGCAGCAGACGGCCACGGTGGCGCGTGACCGCAAACGGCGCAAGGGCAAGACCGTGACCGTCATCAGCGGCTTGCAGCACAACCCGGACACCTTGCGCGAGCTGCTCAAGAACCTGCAGAGGCACCTGGGCACTGGCGGCACGATCAAGGATGGCGAGAAAGGCCCGGAGATCGAAATTCAGGGCGATCACCGCGAGCGCGCGGGCGCGCTGTTGATCGAGCTGGGGTACAAGGTGAAGGTCAGTGGTGGATAATGCCAGGCTCCAGGAGACCGGGTTGCGCGCAGGGACCCGGTCTCTATACTGCAAACGGGCACGAATTGCGCC
Proteins encoded:
- a CDS encoding stress response translation initiation inhibitor YciH (involved in start site selection during the initiation of translation), which codes for MGKLVYSTDPEPAPLPPAPQAAEKPLKQQTATVARDRKRRKGKTVTVISGLQHNPDTLRELLKNLQRHLGTGGTIKDGEKGPEIEIQGDHRERAGALLIELGYKVKVSGG